A single window of Leptospira wolffii serovar Khorat str. Khorat-H2 DNA harbors:
- a CDS encoding YbaB/EbfC family nucleoid-associated protein has translation MFENFKNASEIFSKMGEMRGKMEDIKKRISSLKVTGDAGAGMVQVTATGDGLVTDVKINRALFDSEDNKMLEDLIIAATNDALKKSREAAEYELKAVTGGLDFSQISKLFGGNIG, from the coding sequence ATGTTTGAGAATTTTAAGAATGCCTCCGAGATCTTTTCCAAAATGGGAGAGATGCGCGGTAAAATGGAAGACATCAAAAAGAGAATCTCCTCTTTGAAAGTAACCGGAGACGCCGGCGCAGGAATGGTCCAAGTCACCGCTACCGGAGACGGACTCGTGACAGATGTAAAAATCAATCGCGCATTATTCGATTCCGAAGACAATAAGATGTTGGAAGACTTGATTATCGCGGCGACCAACGACGCGCTTAAAAAATCTAGGGAAGCCGCCGAGTATGAATTGAAAGCGGTTACCGGCGGGCTCGACTTTTCCCAAATATCGAAACTTTTCGGCGGTAACATTGGCTGA